One genomic segment of Chelonia mydas isolate rCheMyd1 chromosome 1, rCheMyd1.pri.v2, whole genome shotgun sequence includes these proteins:
- the TMEM45A gene encoding transmembrane protein 45A, with protein sequence MGNFKGHALPGSFFLLFGLWWSVKYPLKYVCRKNKNACYLGSRAGFQRLEFIEGIVKAVFALIGMLAEQFVPDGPHLKLYNYEEKHWDHLMNWQHATMYLFYSISGLVDIVAHGTNALPVALDRMMLSLAVFIEGFLFYYHIHGRAMLDFHVHQLLLVAIFGAAFCIFLEVFFRGSIVLEMLRTSLCILQGSWLWQIGFVLYPPNGRLEWNQMDHNNTMFLTMCYCWHYAFAFLILAVNYTIVSWVVRSKIKQAQSVEMGLLKTTERDQESEDEI encoded by the exons ATGGGCAATTTCAAAGGTCATGCTCTGCCTGGaagttttttcctcctctttggcTTGTGGTGGTCAGTGAAGTACCCGCTAAAGTATGTCTGTCGAAAGAACAAGAACGCTTGTTACCTTGGTTCCAGAGCAGGATTTCAGCGCTTGGAATTTATTGAGGGGATCGTCAAAGCAGTATTTGCCCTGATTG GTATGCTAGCTGAGCAGTTTGTTCCTGATGGGCCTCATCTGAAGTTGTATAATTATGAGGAAAAACACTGGGATCACTTGATGAACTGGCAGCATGCCACCATGTATCTCTTCTACAGCATCTCAGGGCTGGTTGACATTGTGGCTCATGGCACCAATGCATTGCCAGTGGCCTTGGATAGGATGATGCTTTCATTAGCAGTTTTCATTGAAG GTTTTCTCTTTTATTACCACATACATGGGCGAGCCATGCTGGATTTTCATGTTCATCAGTTACTTTTAGTGGCTATCTTTGGAGCAGCCTTTTGCATATTTCTGGAAGTCTTCTTCCGTGGCAGCATTGTCCTTGAGATGCTCCGGACGAGTCTCTGCATTCTGCAAGGTAGCTGGCTCTGGCAG ATTGGTTTTGTACTTTATCCTCCAAATGGGAGACTGGAATGGAACCAAATGGATCACAATAATACGATGTTCTTGACAATGTGCTATTGCTGGCATTATGCCTTTGCTTTTCTTATACTTGCAGTGAATTACACTATTGTCAGCTG GGTAGTTCGTTCAAAGATTAAACAGGCCCAGTCCGTGGAGATGGGATTACTGAAAACAACTGAACGAGATCAGGAATCAGAAGACGAAATCTAG